The nucleotide window GCCCTGTGCTGCCTCTTCCACAAAGCCTCGATCAAACTGCTTTAATAAACCTACATCTAACCCCGCAAGCTGGACACATTCACCTTCTCCAATCTTGCACCAAGTCGCAAAGTGTTCGCAGTTGTTGGTTAATAAACTGTACCGCCGTTCGCCCAACCGACTCTCTGCCCGCTCAATCACGACATCGGGTACATAAGAAGTCGTGTATTGCTTGGTATAGACGGGTCTACCCTGAGCAAAGGTTTCATAAGAAGTTCTACTAATCTCGGCTTCCCCAGGCTTGTAGTAATGAATGACTGTACCGTCACCACAGTCAATTCCGTGGTGTTGATACAAACTATCCAGTCCCGCCAAGGGGCGCATTACATAGATTTGGTCGCCGCGTGCCATGAGTTGAGGGTGAAATAAATGGGCTGATCAAGACATGACAGTTATACCCTAATACCCTACAACGCCAACGCCCTAGAAAGGGTGATTTGTCCAACCCTTAAACCCCAATGACATCACTCAAACGTGAAGAACCCAGGGTGTTTAGTCCGCTGGCTTGTGCCATGTGGTAAGCACAACCGCAGCGAATAAATAAGTCGTTGGAGCCGGGAGGTAAGCTTGAGATGATATTACTTGAGATAGTGTTATTGGCAGGGCTGGCAGTTCTGGAAAAGGAGAAGGGTTCAGCAGCGCCGTAATTAACGTTCCAGCCGATGTCGCGCAGAGAGGCGATCGTCAGTTGGCTGAGGGGAATTTTAATGCCTGCGCCTTCCGCTTCAGGAGTGAGCATCTCGTTACCAAACACGGCTTCGCTCCAGTGCCCGTAGATTAAGTTGCCAGCAGAATCTTTATCTTTGGAGAGGGGAACAGCAGTGGGGGTAAAAGTGCCCGCCAAATCACCGTAGGCGCTGCCTGCATAGCTATCGGCAGTATAGGTATCGTTCTTGGTATTAATCAAGGTGCGTCCACTATTTTCCCAAAGCGTGCCAATGCCCAACACATGGGCAAACTCGTGGGTGAGGATGGCGGTTAAATATTCGGGGTTGCTGTTAAAGGTGTTGGCGTAGCTGGTGTTAATGCGGACTCTGCCTGTGGTGGGCATCCATTTATTAGTTTTATCGGGAATGCCTTGTTTGTTAGTGGCGGCGGCGTACCAGTTGTCGGCATTCGATTCGCCAATTACATCAACATCTAGGGTGTGGGTGCCGTTGAGACTGCTGTAGGCAATGACGTTTTCCCAAACCTTTGCGGCTTGAGCGATCGCCCCTCTCACGCTATTGTTAATGCTGCCTAACCCTGCTCCAAAATTTAGCCGAATTGAAAACTGTTTGTCATCACTTGCCGCCGCGATAAAGTTTGTATTAACGCTGTAATTAGCAGTTTGATTGTTGTAGTTCATGACCTGCAACAAATAATTACCCGTTCCTACAAACTTACGAATCGACTCACTGGCTGTACCGCGCTCCCACTGCCAAGCCAAAACTTCGCCCTGATCGATCGCCCCATTATTATTTGCATCTTGCACCAATCGCACATCTGCATCACCCGTCAATCCTGTTAAATTGGCGGTAAATACACCCGATTGATTAACGTTAAAGCGATAGAAATCACTGCTCTTCGCTGCACTCACTTGCCCCGATTGTGAAAAGATAGGAGAACTCTGCATACTGCCAGAATTAACCGTAGAATTACCATTGGGATTACTTGTTGGATTACCTGGCAACGGACTGGATGTTATCACACCTGAACTATCTGCCGCCATTGCCAGCGTATACTTGACTCGCGACGAAAAAGGAGAAACTTGAACAAAATAAGTCCCTGCTTTTAACGATTGTCGAATCGACTCATTCGATCGCCCATCAGTTGACGATCGCGCAAGTTCATTGCTGTTTTTATCCAACAATATTAAATCAGCATCTCGACGCAAATCACGGAGCGACAAATCAATTGCGCCATCAGTTGTTAAATCAATTTGGTAAAAGTCTTGGCGATCGCTTCTACCGCCGACTCGCTGCTGGAACGTTCGCTTAACTCCGCTCAAAGTTCCGGCATCTAGCGCATCATTGATCTCATCGCCCGCATCGATCGCCCGTCCTGAACCTTTGAGGTTGAGCTTATAGCGAGCGTTGCTTTCCGTTGCCACCTGTATATAGTAATCGCCCGACTTCAAGCGACTATCAAAGGATTGCTTGCGGCTGTCTTTTGCTCGTTT belongs to Timaviella obliquedivisa GSE-PSE-MK23-08B and includes:
- a CDS encoding lecithin retinol acyltransferase family protein; protein product: MARGDQIYVMRPLAGLDSLYQHHGIDCGDGTVIHYYKPGEAEISRTSYETFAQGRPVYTKQYTTSYVPDVVIERAESRLGERRYSLLTNNCEHFATWCKIGEGECVQLAGLDVGLLKQFDRGFVEEAAQGNPVAAMEQFRLALGNLAIAHAEIQAQLTQAQKEMDTWQRAAQLALKQGKEPLARAALERRYPFKRKVQDLQQQMDELVALQQTIERDRQALKQSAIV
- a CDS encoding pre-peptidase C-terminal domain-containing protein, producing MKTRNALNALSNAQNIGNLNGDADYRSQGSTKQLYRFSLDRSSRLNFSLDQVSGRSSLQLLKADGSELKRAKDSRKQSFDSRLKSGDYYIQVATESNARYKLNLKGSGRAIDAGDEINDALDAGTLSGVKRTFQQRVGGRSDRQDFYQIDLTTDGAIDLSLRDLRRDADLILLDKNSNELARSSTDGRSNESIRQSLKAGTYFVQVSPFSSRVKYTLAMAADSSGVITSSPLPGNPTSNPNGNSTVNSGSMQSSPIFSQSGQVSAAKSSDFYRFNVNQSGVFTANLTGLTGDADVRLVQDANNNGAIDQGEVLAWQWERGTASESIRKFVGTGNYLLQVMNYNNQTANYSVNTNFIAAASDDKQFSIRLNFGAGLGSINNSVRGAIAQAAKVWENVIAYSSLNGTHTLDVDVIGESNADNWYAAATNKQGIPDKTNKWMPTTGRVRINTSYANTFNSNPEYLTAILTHEFAHVLGIGTLWENSGRTLINTKNDTYTADSYAGSAYGDLAGTFTPTAVPLSKDKDSAGNLIYGHWSEAVFGNEMLTPEAEGAGIKIPLSQLTIASLRDIGWNVNYGAAEPFSFSRTASPANNTISSNIISSLPPGSNDLFIRCGCAYHMAQASGLNTLGSSRLSDVIGV